In Sphingobacterium zeae, one genomic interval encodes:
- a CDS encoding MBL fold metallo-hydrolase, producing the protein MNHGGSWNFDFGKVKYVNAAHSSSFVDGSYGGNPGGFVIETDSANIYIAGDTALTYDMKLIPLRTKLDLSIFPIGSNFTMDVEDAMTASDFVECNKILGYHYDSNPYIKINHEESIKKFADRGKELILLNVGDVLEI; encoded by the coding sequence ATGAATCATGGCGGAAGCTGGAATTTCGATTTCGGAAAAGTAAAATATGTTAATGCCGCCCATTCGAGCAGTTTTGTAGATGGAAGCTATGGAGGTAACCCCGGAGGTTTCGTGATAGAAACAGATTCCGCGAATATCTACATTGCAGGTGATACTGCATTAACTTACGATATGAAATTGATTCCTCTGCGTACCAAACTGGATCTATCCATTTTTCCGATTGGGAGCAATTTTACAATGGACGTAGAAGACGCTATGACTGCTTCGGATTTTGTAGAATGCAATAAAATTTTGGGATACCATTATGATAGTAATCCGTACATTAAAATCAATCATGAAGAATCTATTAAAAAATTTGCGGATAGAGGAAAAGAGCTGATACTATTAAATGTTGGTGATGTTTTAGAAATTTGA
- a CDS encoding aromatic alcohol reductase has translation MENTSILILGAGELGMPVIRNIAKKAKDNSHVDVTVLLREETIHSDDEDKKKNVTEIRELGVELLAGDLSASSEKLVDIFKNYDAVVSCTGYGTGAGGFQMKLAQAVLDAGVKRYFPWQFGVDFEVIGRGSAQDLFDEQLDVRELLRSQSKTKWVIVSTGMFTSYLFEPFFGILDLENKSINAIGGWDTAVTLTTPDDIGKLTAEIFFTEPAIENEIVYIAGDTITYEDLANIAESLSGHKYERTLSDIDEITNDLKSDPTNFVKKYRSIFGSGRGVSWPVENTFNGKNRIPTTSAKQWAKDNIDW, from the coding sequence ATGGAAAATACATCAATTTTAATTTTAGGAGCGGGTGAATTAGGTATGCCTGTCATCCGTAACATAGCAAAAAAAGCTAAAGACAATAGTCATGTAGACGTTACCGTTCTTCTTAGAGAAGAGACAATCCATTCTGATGATGAGGATAAAAAAAAGAATGTTACCGAAATTAGAGAATTAGGCGTTGAACTACTTGCAGGTGACCTGTCTGCTTCATCTGAGAAACTTGTTGATATATTTAAAAATTACGACGCTGTTGTTTCCTGTACAGGTTACGGTACAGGTGCTGGAGGTTTTCAGATGAAGCTGGCTCAAGCAGTGCTGGATGCAGGAGTAAAAAGATATTTTCCGTGGCAGTTCGGCGTTGATTTTGAAGTGATCGGACGGGGCAGTGCGCAGGATCTGTTCGATGAACAGTTAGATGTACGTGAGCTCTTGAGATCACAAAGTAAAACAAAATGGGTCATTGTTTCTACTGGAATGTTTACCAGTTATCTATTTGAACCGTTCTTTGGCATTTTAGATTTAGAGAACAAATCGATCAATGCCATTGGGGGATGGGATACTGCAGTAACCTTAACAACACCTGATGATATCGGTAAACTTACGGCTGAGATCTTCTTTACGGAACCAGCCATCGAGAACGAGATTGTTTACATTGCAGGGGATACCATCACTTATGAAGATCTGGCTAATATTGCAGAATCATTATCCGGCCATAAGTACGAACGTACACTTTCTGATATCGATGAGATTACAAATGATCTTAAAAGCGATCCGACCAATTTCGTTAAGAAGTATCGTTCGATCTTTGGATCGGGAAGAGGTGTTTCGTGGCCAGTAGAAAATACTTTCAATGGAAAGAACAGAATTCCTACAACTTCGGCAAAGCAGTGGGCAAAAGATAATATCGATTGGTAG
- a CDS encoding PepSY-associated TM helix domain-containing protein, with the protein MLFFSGVLFIYILSGVAMNHQNLFNPQYDVSVQQYRAEGQFPHGANFTKEEILKLLEPVSEHHHYKKHFYPNSQTLKVFLSTGSSFTVNTLSGKVEYQGIKRRPFLFQLSFLHYNPGKYWRYFSDSFAISIIIVIITGLIMNKGDRGLFGICGIEFALGIIIPLLFLIF; encoded by the coding sequence ATCCTTTTTTTTTCTGGAGTACTTTTCATTTACATCCTCTCTGGAGTGGCGATGAACCACCAGAACCTTTTTAACCCGCAGTATGACGTTTCCGTCCAACAGTACAGAGCTGAAGGACAATTTCCGCACGGTGCAAATTTTACGAAAGAAGAAATTTTAAAACTACTTGAACCTGTGTCCGAACATCATCATTACAAAAAGCATTTTTATCCCAATTCCCAGACGCTAAAAGTATTCCTTTCTACTGGTTCCTCGTTTACCGTTAACACCTTAAGTGGAAAAGTGGAATATCAAGGGATCAAAAGACGTCCGTTTCTTTTCCAGTTATCCTTTTTGCACTATAATCCAGGTAAATATTGGAGATATTTTTCCGATTCCTTTGCGATTAGCATCATCATTGTCATCATTACCGGATTAATTATGAACAAGGGGGATCGAGGTTTATTCGGTATTTGTGGTATAGAATTCGCCTTAGGCATTATTATTCCACTGCTGTTTTTAATTTTTTAA
- a CDS encoding IS256 family transposase: MEKEEFDFKRFKEEAMRGLYAGKKMGGTDGVFAPMLKHLLESMLEGELDHHLQESKASGEVNRKNGKTRKTVRSLQSGQFELESGRDRNGTFEPKIVPKRQLIITEELEGNVISMYARGMSTRDISSYVKEMYAMDISATEISNITDKVIPALNEWRNRPLESVYPFVFLDCMHYKVKDNGSVQNRAVYNILGVNRDGRKDLIGIYLSENEGAKFWLSVLTDLKQRGVEDILVACVDGLKGFPDAIEAVYPKTQVQLCIVHQIRSSLRYVPEKDKKAVVADLKPIYQANNQEQGYEKLLEFDEKWGKKYPLSVKGWLDNWGNLSTYFEYSPDIRRAIYTTNAIEAMHRQIRKVTKTKGAFTSDQALLKLVYLTVKEISKKWTMPIRNWGLTMQQLHIKFGDRIKAFGNSF, encoded by the coding sequence ATGGAAAAAGAGGAATTTGATTTTAAACGCTTCAAAGAGGAAGCAATGAGAGGCCTTTATGCAGGCAAGAAAATGGGCGGTACGGACGGAGTTTTCGCTCCGATGTTGAAACATCTTTTGGAAAGTATGCTTGAAGGTGAGCTGGATCATCATCTACAGGAAAGTAAAGCTTCAGGAGAGGTTAACCGTAAAAATGGGAAGACAAGAAAGACTGTACGGAGCCTTCAGTCCGGACAATTTGAATTGGAGAGCGGTCGTGACCGAAACGGTACTTTCGAGCCTAAGATAGTCCCTAAACGTCAATTGATCATTACGGAGGAGCTTGAAGGCAATGTTATCTCCATGTATGCCAGAGGAATGAGCACACGGGATATTTCAAGCTATGTGAAGGAAATGTATGCCATGGATATATCTGCTACGGAGATCTCCAATATTACCGACAAGGTGATTCCTGCACTGAATGAATGGCGTAACCGTCCGCTTGAATCGGTATATCCTTTTGTATTTCTAGACTGTATGCACTATAAAGTTAAAGACAATGGCAGCGTTCAGAACCGAGCAGTATACAATATACTTGGCGTGAACCGAGATGGTCGAAAAGACCTTATCGGTATCTATCTTTCAGAAAATGAAGGCGCTAAGTTCTGGCTGTCGGTACTGACTGATCTGAAACAGCGTGGTGTAGAAGATATCCTGGTCGCCTGCGTCGATGGTTTAAAGGGTTTTCCCGATGCCATCGAAGCCGTATACCCGAAAACCCAGGTTCAACTTTGCATTGTTCATCAGATACGTTCAAGTCTGAGGTATGTTCCGGAGAAAGATAAAAAAGCTGTTGTTGCAGATTTAAAACCTATCTATCAGGCAAATAACCAAGAACAGGGCTATGAAAAGCTACTGGAATTTGACGAAAAATGGGGTAAGAAATATCCGTTATCTGTAAAGGGATGGTTGGATAATTGGGGAAATCTCTCTACTTATTTCGAGTACTCACCCGATATCCGCAGAGCTATTTATACCACAAATGCTATTGAGGCTATGCACCGTCAGATTCGAAAAGTGACCAAAACCAAAGGAGCATTTACTTCTGATCAGGCACTCTTAAAGTTGGTTTATCTTACGGTTAAGGAGATATCAAAAAAATGGACCATGCCTATTCGGAATTGGGGATTGACAATGCAACAATTACATATTAAATTTGGGGATAGAATTAAAGCCTTCGGCAACTCCTTTTAG
- a CDS encoding SDR family oxidoreductase, whose translation MQNIKDKVAYITGGTKGIGFGIAKSLIEAGVKVAISGRNMEDLEKAKHELGNQNVIAIQADVTDFEDEKKAVDAVVEKFGKLDIIIANAGMGTFAPVDEMSLDDWNAMINTNLTGAFHTLKAGVEQLKENKGYFISIASLAGTNFFAQGAGYNATKFGLVGFTQAAMLDLRNYDVKCTTIMPGSVTSNFNGHTPNEEDHWKIQPADIGQMVVDLLKMNQNVLPSKIEVRPTKTK comes from the coding sequence ATGCAAAATATTAAGGATAAAGTGGCCTATATAACTGGCGGAACAAAAGGGATAGGTTTTGGAATAGCGAAATCGCTTATTGAAGCAGGGGTTAAGGTAGCTATTTCAGGCCGTAATATGGAAGATTTAGAAAAAGCAAAACACGAATTAGGAAATCAGAATGTAATCGCAATCCAAGCAGACGTGACAGATTTTGAAGATGAAAAAAAGGCTGTCGATGCAGTTGTCGAAAAATTTGGAAAGCTGGATATCATCATTGCCAATGCAGGTATGGGGACTTTTGCTCCCGTAGACGAAATGTCACTTGACGATTGGAACGCCATGATCAATACCAACCTGACCGGGGCTTTTCATACCCTTAAAGCCGGTGTTGAGCAGCTAAAGGAAAATAAAGGATATTTTATTTCGATCGCATCATTAGCTGGAACAAATTTCTTTGCTCAAGGTGCAGGGTATAATGCGACCAAATTTGGTCTTGTGGGATTTACACAAGCCGCAATGCTTGACCTTAGGAATTATGATGTGAAATGTACTACCATAATGCCGGGATCAGTTACGTCAAATTTCAATGGTCATACCCCTAACGAAGAGGATCATTGGAAAATTCAACCCGCTGATATCGGACAAATGGTGGTAGATCTATTGAAAATGAATCAGAATGTACTTCCAAGTAAGATCGAAGTACGTCCGACAAAAACAAAATAA
- a CDS encoding alpha/beta fold hydrolase — protein MNIIKRNNVIIKGKGNKTIMFAHGFGCDQNMWRYIYPDFEQDYKIILFDHVGAGHSDLSAYCFTKYDSLEGYASDIIEIATELDITNGIFIGHSVSAMIGLIVADLAPNVFETLIMIGPSPYYINEDNYIGGFSRSEIEELLESMNNNHLGWSMTMAPIIMGNPDKKELSVELASSFCKTDPEIAKHFAKTTFLTDKREMLKHTKASVLILQCSNDIIAPVEVGYYMHQQIPNSILRIMKATGHCPNLSAPQETIEMIRTFLTI, from the coding sequence ATGAATATAATAAAAAGAAATAATGTCATTATTAAAGGAAAAGGTAATAAAACTATAATGTTTGCTCATGGTTTTGGTTGTGATCAGAATATGTGGCGGTATATTTATCCCGACTTTGAGCAAGATTACAAGATCATTCTTTTCGATCACGTTGGAGCTGGCCATTCCGATTTGTCTGCTTATTGCTTTACAAAATACGACAGCCTTGAGGGATATGCATCTGATATCATCGAAATTGCAACTGAATTGGACATTACAAATGGAATCTTTATTGGACATTCGGTAAGTGCAATGATAGGACTTATAGTTGCAGATTTGGCTCCTAACGTTTTTGAAACACTTATCATGATTGGACCATCACCCTATTATATCAATGAGGATAATTACATCGGCGGATTTAGCAGATCTGAAATTGAGGAATTATTGGAATCTATGAATAATAATCATCTCGGCTGGTCAATGACGATGGCTCCAATTATCATGGGAAATCCTGACAAGAAAGAACTTAGCGTAGAATTAGCAAGCAGTTTCTGTAAAACGGATCCCGAAATAGCAAAGCATTTCGCAAAGACTACATTTCTAACAGACAAACGTGAGATGTTAAAGCATACCAAAGCCTCTGTATTAATACTGCAATGTAGTAATGATATTATTGCACCAGTCGAAGTGGGTTATTATATGCATCAACAAATTCCCAATAGTATATTGAGGATTATGAAAGCCACTGGACACTGCCCAAATCTTAGTGCTCCTCAAGAGACCATTGAAATGATTAGAACATTTCTAACTATTTAG
- a CDS encoding helix-turn-helix domain-containing protein: protein MNISPATLQTLRVTGKIRFKKVQGSYYYSKDDLQKLFEDEN, encoded by the coding sequence ATGAATATTTCTCCAGCAACATTACAGACCTTAAGAGTTACTGGCAAAATTAGATTCAAAAAAGTTCAGGGCTCGTACTATTACAGTAAGGATGATTTACAAAAACTGTTTGAAGATGAAAATTGA
- a CDS encoding MBL fold metallo-hydrolase, protein MKITFYGHASLEIEVGGKHIIVDPFITGNPLADAIDINILKADYILLTHAHPDHVLDVEAIAKNTDAVIVSNAEITTYYDKKGLNRTL, encoded by the coding sequence ATGAAAATTACATTTTACGGTCACGCTTCGTTAGAAATTGAAGTAGGAGGAAAGCATATTATAGTGGATCCATTCATCACTGGAAACCCTCTTGCAGATGCAATTGACATCAATATTCTTAAAGCAGATTATATTCTTTTAACCCATGCTCATCCCGACCATGTTTTAGACGTGGAAGCTATTGCTAAAAATACGGATGCAGTGATTGTTTCAAATGCTGAGATTACTACCTATTACGATAAAAAAGGTTTAAATCGCACTTTATGA
- a CDS encoding Na+/H+ antiporter: MLENFEFYLFLVFVISVLIMLAKKIKVAYPVLLVVAGLLISFIPGTPKIKIEPDLIFIIFLPPLLYEAAWSSSWKELWRWRRIIFSFAFVVVFFTALSVAIFANYFIPGFSLALGFLLGGIVSPPDAVSAGAILKFVKVPRRLSSILEGESLLNDASSLIILKFAMIAAATGQFVWLQAAGNFAWMCFGGIGIGILIAFIFMKMHKIFPTDSNIDILMTFIAPFAMYLAAEQLHASGVLAVVSGGLFLSYRSHDFLSSASRIRTLTVGESFCFLLNGTVFILIGLDLPEIVLGLGETNIYTAIGYGIAVTTVLIIVRIVAGYAAVITTIVMKNFINVGDPEPPGWKTPLIIGWTGMRGVVSLAAALSIPVTLTDGSPFPQRNMILFITFIVILSTLLIQGLTLPLLLKKFPLVDRDFTRSEKEIDQEILNNLAKVAIDKIHHDYADKIESLPALKDQLKKYENQVSSSEIIVNFREYRNIYIDIINEQRKWLIKKNRNELLLDEEIIRKHLRLLDLQEERLSIKL; encoded by the coding sequence ATGCTAGAAAACTTCGAATTTTATCTGTTTTTGGTATTTGTCATTTCCGTGCTGATCATGTTGGCTAAGAAAATTAAAGTAGCGTATCCGGTTTTACTGGTAGTAGCTGGACTGTTAATTAGCTTTATCCCTGGTACCCCAAAAATTAAAATTGAGCCTGATTTAATATTTATTATTTTCTTGCCTCCTCTACTTTATGAAGCTGCATGGTCATCATCATGGAAAGAACTTTGGAGGTGGCGTCGTATCATTTTCAGTTTTGCTTTTGTAGTCGTATTTTTTACGGCTTTATCGGTCGCTATCTTTGCAAATTATTTTATTCCGGGATTTTCCTTGGCCCTCGGTTTTTTACTGGGCGGTATCGTTTCTCCACCAGACGCAGTAAGTGCAGGAGCAATCTTAAAATTTGTAAAAGTACCTCGGAGATTATCTTCTATTCTAGAGGGTGAGAGTTTGTTGAATGATGCATCTTCCTTGATCATACTTAAGTTTGCAATGATCGCGGCGGCAACGGGCCAGTTCGTATGGCTTCAGGCTGCCGGAAATTTTGCCTGGATGTGTTTTGGTGGCATAGGTATAGGAATTTTAATCGCGTTTATCTTTATGAAAATGCATAAAATTTTTCCTACAGATTCCAATATAGATATCCTAATGACTTTTATAGCTCCATTTGCCATGTATCTGGCTGCCGAGCAGTTGCATGCCTCAGGAGTTTTGGCAGTAGTATCCGGCGGATTATTTCTTTCTTACCGCAGTCATGACTTTTTAAGTAGTGCTTCCAGAATACGTACATTGACAGTTGGAGAGAGTTTTTGTTTTCTATTAAATGGTACCGTCTTTATACTTATAGGATTAGATTTGCCTGAGATAGTGTTGGGCCTCGGTGAAACAAACATTTATACGGCCATCGGATATGGTATCGCGGTCACAACTGTTCTTATAATTGTGCGGATTGTAGCGGGATATGCAGCGGTTATTACAACAATAGTTATGAAAAATTTTATTAATGTTGGAGATCCTGAACCCCCAGGCTGGAAGACACCCCTTATCATTGGATGGACTGGGATGCGAGGAGTAGTTTCGCTGGCTGCTGCACTTTCAATACCAGTAACGCTGACGGACGGAAGTCCATTTCCCCAAAGAAACATGATTCTCTTCATTACATTTATCGTAATTCTCTCCACTTTGCTTATACAGGGACTCACACTCCCCTTACTTCTTAAGAAATTTCCGCTAGTGGATAGGGACTTTACAAGAAGTGAAAAGGAAATTGATCAGGAGATTCTAAACAATTTGGCAAAAGTCGCGATTGATAAAATTCACCATGATTATGCGGATAAAATTGAAAGTCTGCCAGCTCTGAAAGATCAATTGAAGAAATACGAAAATCAGGTAAGTAGTTCCGAAATTATCGTTAATTTCAGAGAGTATAGAAATATTTACATTGATATAATTAACGAGCAACGAAAGTGGCTCATCAAAAAAAACCGAAACGAACTCCTCTTAGATGAAGAGATCATCAGAAAACATCTTAGGCTGCTGGATCTTCAGGAGGAAAGACTGAGCATAAAGTTGTAA
- a CDS encoding winged helix-turn-helix transcriptional regulator, translating into MERDMTDDQILTAWDDICKVLNKDNDQLKTDILNHVGNKWSLFVIQALGVKGKMRFSFLQKHIKGISQKMLTKCLRELERDGLISRTIYPEVPPRVEYQLTPLGRGLLVEVTPLWFWIAKSIDEFKEARTNFEKT; encoded by the coding sequence ATGGAGAGAGATATGACTGATGATCAAATTTTAACCGCATGGGATGACATCTGTAAAGTTTTAAATAAGGATAACGATCAGCTTAAAACTGACATCCTAAATCATGTGGGCAATAAATGGTCGTTATTTGTTATACAAGCTTTAGGTGTTAAAGGAAAGATGAGATTTTCTTTTCTTCAGAAGCATATTAAGGGAATAAGTCAGAAAATGTTAACAAAATGTCTAAGGGAGCTTGAGCGGGATGGACTAATTTCCAGGACTATTTATCCTGAAGTGCCTCCGAGAGTAGAGTATCAGTTAACTCCTTTAGGTCGCGGTTTATTAGTTGAGGTTACACCGCTATGGTTTTGGATTGCAAAATCTATTGATGAGTTTAAAGAAGCAAGGACAAATTTCGAAAAAACGTAG
- a CDS encoding flavin reductase, with protein sequence MKIKMLWRLLPLILVLSSCGNGIKPPIKPTNSIKRNSGWQSQYDHIDPKDLPDNVIELFSEQWMVVTAGKENVFNSMVISWGGLGFIWEKPVAFTFINSSRYTYQFLLQENSYTLSVFSEKYRRSLRILGNKSGKSNDKVKEAGLIPIKTPSGLMAYKEARMIIECKNIMIQDLDYNKASPSYQIADMYKNSPNSHHNMFISEITNIWLKK encoded by the coding sequence ATGAAGATAAAAATGCTATGGCGTCTTTTACCATTAATTTTGGTATTATCAAGCTGTGGAAATGGTATAAAGCCGCCTATCAAGCCAACGAACAGCATCAAGCGAAATTCTGGATGGCAATCACAGTACGATCATATAGATCCTAAAGATTTGCCTGACAATGTTATCGAGCTTTTCAGTGAACAATGGATGGTAGTCACGGCAGGCAAAGAAAACGTATTTAATAGCATGGTGATCAGCTGGGGAGGATTAGGTTTTATATGGGAAAAACCAGTAGCTTTTACTTTTATAAACAGCAGCAGATATACTTATCAATTTTTACTGCAGGAGAATAGTTACACACTGAGTGTCTTCTCTGAAAAATACCGGCGATCATTACGAATTTTAGGTAATAAATCCGGAAAATCTAATGACAAAGTGAAAGAAGCAGGTCTTATACCCATAAAAACACCGTCAGGCCTCATGGCATACAAAGAAGCGAGGATGATTATCGAATGTAAAAATATAATGATCCAGGATTTAGACTATAATAAGGCGTCTCCGTCTTATCAAATTGCTGATATGTACAAAAATTCACCCAACTCGCACCACAATATGTTTATCTCTGAAATTACAAATATATGGCTAAAGAAATAA
- a CDS encoding sensor histidine kinase — translation MVLDFEDFFESPLNGFVITDAEGKILKMNKRMSDWLNCEPQFFYGARFSNILSIGGRIYFETHLWPLLNMQGYFEEIALELNDTGKGRLPIYMNCYDRKDRGGRSLFKIFTLFKASDRRLYEENLKMAKKIAEEKLKLEVEQALLREQFIAVLGHDLRNPLAGIMSASTVLARFMLNEREVRLVNIIEKGGKRMLEMINNIMDFARGRLGDGIKINSIATDLEQVLDQVRDELQVAWPDRTIVRKYNINSYVECDAARIAQMVSNLLANAITHGSSNDPVYLESIASENFWQISVTNRGEPIPEEKLKYIFNPFHRGDSNLNNGLGLGLYIASEIAKAHKGDLSVVSEKEQTCFTFKVVRINM, via the coding sequence ATGGTATTAGACTTTGAAGATTTTTTTGAATCGCCGCTAAACGGATTCGTGATTACTGATGCCGAAGGGAAGATTTTAAAAATGAATAAACGGATGAGTGACTGGCTTAACTGTGAACCACAGTTCTTTTATGGAGCCCGTTTTTCAAATATTCTTTCTATTGGAGGCAGAATTTATTTTGAAACTCATTTATGGCCATTATTGAATATGCAGGGTTATTTTGAGGAGATTGCTTTAGAATTGAATGACACTGGAAAAGGAAGGCTGCCTATATATATGAATTGTTATGATAGAAAGGATAGAGGTGGACGATCTCTTTTTAAGATTTTTACATTATTTAAAGCGTCAGATCGGCGGTTATACGAAGAAAATCTTAAAATGGCCAAAAAGATAGCTGAAGAGAAACTAAAATTGGAGGTGGAACAGGCTCTATTGAGGGAGCAATTTATAGCTGTTCTTGGGCACGACCTTCGGAATCCGCTAGCCGGAATTATGAGTGCTTCTACTGTTTTAGCTCGTTTTATGCTTAATGAGAGAGAAGTCAGACTTGTAAATATTATAGAGAAGGGTGGGAAGAGAATGTTGGAAATGATAAATAATATTATGGATTTTGCTAGAGGACGTTTAGGTGACGGTATTAAAATTAATTCTATCGCCACGGATCTTGAACAGGTGTTAGATCAGGTTAGGGATGAATTGCAAGTTGCATGGCCCGACAGAACTATTGTGAGAAAATACAATATTAACAGTTATGTTGAGTGTGACGCGGCACGAATTGCACAAATGGTATCGAATCTTCTTGCAAATGCAATAACACATGGTTCATCGAATGACCCTGTGTACCTAGAATCAATAGCCTCTGAAAACTTTTGGCAAATATCTGTTACAAATAGGGGTGAGCCAATTCCAGAGGAAAAATTAAAATATATTTTTAATCCTTTTCACAGGGGAGATTCCAATTTAAATAACGGATTAGGACTGGGCCTTTATATTGCTTCAGAAATAGCGAAAGCACATAAAGGCGATCTATCAGTTGTATCTGAAAAAGAGCAAACCTGTTTTACTTTTAAGGTAGTTAGGATTAATATGTGA
- a CDS encoding NADPH cytochrome P450 oxidoreductase family protein, whose translation MNNYTEYPQVKYLMLLTSTYGEGDAPSSASRFLNLLQKTGQTHKVNVSVLGFGSKDYADFCGYSETVFRALERQGWADMPIPLHKINDKSVDQFCDWIKALINYYTMPLIASPALFSGRSKEINTFVIDERFFSEDGQLFRVCIKTDSNVRFTSGDLLAIKPAGDHRERFYSVSRIGDRIELVVREFPSGLGSPFL comes from the coding sequence ATGAATAACTATACCGAATATCCGCAGGTTAAATATTTGATGTTGCTTACTTCTACTTATGGGGAAGGGGATGCCCCTTCAAGTGCTTCCCGCTTTTTAAACCTACTGCAGAAAACAGGGCAAACACACAAGGTAAATGTTTCTGTATTAGGTTTTGGGTCAAAAGATTACGCTGATTTTTGTGGTTATTCTGAAACGGTGTTCAGAGCTTTGGAGCGACAAGGCTGGGCTGACATGCCTATACCCCTACACAAGATAAATGACAAATCTGTCGATCAGTTCTGCGATTGGATTAAAGCGCTGATAAACTATTACACGATGCCCCTAATAGCATCACCTGCTCTTTTTTCTGGTAGGTCAAAGGAAATAAATACTTTTGTAATTGACGAAAGATTTTTTTCGGAGGACGGTCAGCTATTCAGAGTATGTATCAAAACTGATTCTAATGTCAGATTTACCTCCGGTGATCTTTTAGCCATTAAGCCTGCCGGTGATCATAGGGAACGTTTCTATTCCGTTTCTAGAATAGGTGATAGAATTGAATTGGTCGTACGTGAATTCCCCAGTGGCCTCGGAAGTCCTTTTCTGTAA
- a CDS encoding IS110 family transposase — translation MKFIGIDISKSTFVAAYPQLKGYQTHTYTNDIKGVKKFISSLSVADHQCVLEATGNYGTLLLYMLCEQNIAASLVNPKQIKHFARMMMAVTKTDDVDARLIALYGEKMHPPVYKVPAEAVILMKHKKVVLRQLKKQLTSLTNLRGSFTVLPRIDKNSLKALDKTIAFIEKQIGGLEADIVNIANEEFSKQIKSLTSVKGIGITLATSLIISTAGFTQFENPKQLSRYIGICPTYQQSGTSINIKGTINRNGDSDLRSLLYIASWSAIRYNQACRETYQRLKAKGKPSKVALIAVANKLVRQAFAICKAESIYIDGYISKKEKTSNFSCI, via the coding sequence ATGAAATTTATTGGAATCGACATTTCAAAAAGTACATTTGTAGCAGCTTACCCTCAGCTAAAAGGTTACCAAACCCACACGTACACGAATGACATAAAGGGGGTAAAAAAGTTCATTAGCTCTTTGTCCGTTGCGGATCACCAATGTGTGCTGGAGGCCACGGGAAACTATGGCACCTTATTGCTCTACATGCTCTGCGAGCAGAATATAGCAGCCAGCCTTGTCAATCCTAAACAGATCAAGCACTTTGCCAGAATGATGATGGCAGTTACCAAGACGGATGACGTTGATGCCAGACTGATAGCGTTATATGGAGAAAAGATGCACCCTCCCGTCTACAAGGTGCCAGCAGAAGCAGTTATCCTGATGAAGCACAAAAAAGTGGTTTTAAGACAGCTCAAGAAGCAATTAACGTCATTAACAAACCTTAGAGGCTCTTTTACTGTGCTTCCGCGGATAGATAAAAACAGTCTGAAGGCATTAGATAAAACAATAGCCTTTATAGAGAAACAGATTGGAGGCTTGGAAGCAGATATAGTCAACATCGCTAATGAGGAATTTAGTAAACAAATCAAGTCTCTGACTTCTGTCAAGGGCATAGGAATAACATTGGCTACTTCACTGATCATTTCCACTGCCGGCTTTACTCAGTTTGAAAATCCCAAGCAGCTATCCAGGTATATTGGAATTTGCCCTACTTATCAACAGTCGGGTACATCTATCAATATAAAAGGAACAATTAACAGAAATGGTGATTCTGACCTGCGCTCCTTACTTTACATAGCCTCGTGGTCTGCAATTCGTTATAATCAGGCTTGCCGGGAAACCTATCAGCGATTAAAAGCAAAGGGGAAGCCTTCCAAGGTAGCTCTAATAGCAGTTGCCAATAAATTAGTGAGGCAAGCATTTGCTATCTGTAAAGCAGAATCGATATACATTGATGGATATATCTCGAAGAAAGAAAAAACTTCGAATTTTTCTTGCATTTGA